A stretch of Phyllobacterium zundukense DNA encodes these proteins:
- a CDS encoding aldo/keto reductase produces the protein MLDIRKIGKTPLAVTQFGFGGAAIGGLYRECTREAAMDTLQTAWDAGLRYFDTAPFYGFGLSERRTGDFLRSKPRETYVLSTKVGRLLRPVPDDQVPDHSYVNPLPFTVDYDYTYDGIMRSFEFSYARLGLNQIDILYVHDIGAYTHGAEKNAVYLRQLLDSGMKALDELKSSGAISAYGLGVNEVEVCLEVTARSPIDCILLAGRYSLLDRSAERGLLDVCRKQQISLVIGGVFNSGILATGPVPGANFDYGPASDDILERVRAMQEIAQANSIPLAAAAMQFPLREPVVANVLIGTAKPSSLTRNMDLLSVNVPEAAYAAFEPFTIR, from the coding sequence ATTTTGGATATCCGCAAAATAGGCAAGACGCCGCTTGCCGTCACGCAATTCGGGTTTGGCGGAGCAGCGATTGGCGGGCTCTACCGGGAGTGCACGCGCGAAGCAGCGATGGATACGCTGCAGACAGCGTGGGATGCCGGGTTACGCTATTTCGACACCGCGCCGTTCTACGGCTTCGGCCTGTCCGAACGGCGGACTGGCGATTTTCTGCGCAGCAAACCGCGTGAGACCTATGTCCTGTCGACCAAGGTTGGCCGCCTGTTGCGGCCGGTCCCTGACGATCAGGTCCCCGACCATTCCTATGTCAACCCGCTGCCCTTTACCGTCGATTATGATTACACCTATGACGGTATCATGCGGTCGTTCGAGTTCAGCTATGCCCGGCTCGGTTTGAACCAGATCGACATTCTCTACGTCCACGATATTGGCGCCTACACGCATGGCGCCGAGAAGAATGCGGTCTATTTACGCCAGTTGCTAGACAGCGGTATGAAGGCGCTCGACGAGCTGAAATCCTCCGGCGCGATCTCTGCCTACGGCCTCGGTGTCAACGAGGTTGAAGTCTGCCTCGAAGTGACCGCAAGAAGTCCTATCGACTGCATCCTGCTTGCCGGGCGCTATTCGTTGCTCGATCGCTCGGCCGAGCGCGGGTTGCTCGATGTGTGCCGCAAACAGCAGATTTCACTGGTGATCGGCGGTGTGTTCAATTCCGGTATCCTGGCAACCGGACCGGTTCCCGGGGCCAATTTCGATTACGGCCCGGCCTCGGACGATATTCTCGAGCGTGTACGGGCCATGCAGGAGATTGCGCAAGCCAATTCGATTCCGCTTGCTGCTGCTGCCATGCAGTTTCCGTTGCGTGAACCGGTTGTCGCCAATGTCCTTATCGGCACGGCCAAGCCGTCCAGCCTGACCCGAAATATGGACCTGTTGTCGGTGAATGTACCGGAGGCGGCCTATGCCGCGTTCGAGCCCTTTACAATCCGATGA